AAATGAATTTGTTTGATCCAAATTAGTAAAATTAATGGTACTACTAGAGGGGCTATTAAATGTTCCATTAATAACTACCAAATTCTGCCCTACTTGTAATTGATCCTGCATGACATAATTACCATTCAGGCTGTATGAGGTAATCATGCTTGTTGAGTCAGCTAAAGTACTACCCAATAAAATATATTGAAAAGGATTTTGGGTATCGATATAACAAACTACATTATAGTTTACTCCGGGTATCAGCCCGCTGAGGGAGAGCGACAAGCTCGTTGCGGGAGCAACATTGCCTCCACCACTCAATGTAACAATAGAACTAATTGGCGCAGCGATTACTGTTGCAGTGAGCATAGTACCTAAAGTAATCAAAAAAAAACGTCTATCCATAGAACTCCCTCCTTAAAAGCAATTACCCAAACTCCGTAAGTAATAGGTACTAATTAACATAATTCCTTACATACTGGCAATGCATTTGTCTCGGTTATCATGTAGTTTTTACATGACCCTTAATCTATCAATCTTCGATAGGTTGCACTTAATTGAAACAGGACTGCAGGTGTTATGGATTAGAGCCCCATATATGCATAGCGTTTCGTCCCGGATGTGATTGACACCTGAGGGAAGCAGCAATTAAACTTGATTTTCGTTAAAAATAGAGCCTCAAGAAAGATTATGAGTATGAAAAACGGTGAGATTTCGGTAAAAAAAATTTCTGCTGCAACAGATGTTCAAATTTGCCTTGCTATCCGATATCAAGTATTTGTGGAAGGGCAGAAAATCCCCGTTAATGAAGAAGTCGATGGACTGGATTCTACTAGCGATCATTATCTTTTGTTTTTCAATCAGTTGCCTGTGGGTACTGCACGTGTCCGTTACATTGAGGATTTTGCTAAAATTGAGCGTGTGGCCATTTTGGAGACCCACCAAAAAAAAGGGTTGGGCCATCTGCTGATGAACTTTATAATAGAGGACCTGCGCCAAAATCATCAAGTTAAGAAGGCAAAGCTTGGCGCTCAAGTCTATGCCATTCCATTTTATGAAAAATTGGGCTTTGTGGTTTGTAGTAATGAATACCAAGATGCTGGCATTCCTCACAAAGACATGGAACTTAATTTTATATAAAAACGCTTATAAATGAGTAAAAAATTCTCTTTGTTTTAAGCTTTGTTGTTCCATATCGATGTTATCAAAAAAATGGCTCACATGCTCATTACGCAAGATTTGACGAGAAACCATATCAACCACACTATTTACTGCCTTTTGGTTTCCCAATGCTCGAATACACTGATTCATGGTATGCTGCTTAAAGACTTATTTAAAATGCACCTTTTAAAAGAAACAATCAGAGTCTCAACTAACCATTAGGAATTCATGATGCAACTCACGCAATTTACGGATTATTCATTACGAGCTTTAATTTATATCGGTCTTAGTAAAGACTCGTGCACAATTAAAGACATAACAGAAGCTTATGGAATTTCCATCAATCACATGATTAAAATCATTCACAATTTAGCCAAACTTGGACTGATTAAAACCATCCGCGGTAAGAATGGTGGTATTTTAATGGCTACCCAGCCTGAAGCGATTAATTTAGGTCAACTCGTTTTTCAATTAGAGCCCCATTTTGATTTGGTACCTTGTTTTAATAAAGAAAAAGCCAACTGCTGTATCGCTCCTGTATGTAAATTAAAGGGAATCTTGCATGAAGCACAAGCTGCGTTCATGAAGACTTTAGAACGTTATACTTTGGCTGATGTTTTGCACAACCCCAATGAATTGTCCATTCTCTTGAACCTTAAATAAGTGATTATGCGATTTTTTGCGCGAGCAAAAGAGCAAACAAACCGGATAATGGTCTTCCCTGTTCATCTTGTTTATGTAAATGACCTACTGATTCTTTGTATTCAAGTATCGACCAGCCACTGTCTTGATAGACATGATAGAGTGCCTCTTTTTGCGGCAGGAAGGTGAAAAACTCTGGCATTGAATAAAGTTCTGAGTAAATAGGAAATAATAAAAAGTGATACCCTCTCTTCTTCGTGGTTTTTTGGAGTTCGGTGAGCAATTCAGGAATGCGCTGGGTATTTAAAAATTGCAGAGTAACAGTAGAAAGTACTAAATCATAATGTTCTGGTTCAAGACTCAGTGGTTGATTTAAATCATGGAGTAGGGTACTGACTCCCGACAATGCTTCTTTAT
This sequence is a window from Legionella cherrii. Protein-coding genes within it:
- a CDS encoding GNAT family N-acetyltransferase, giving the protein MKNGEISVKKISAATDVQICLAIRYQVFVEGQKIPVNEEVDGLDSTSDHYLLFFNQLPVGTARVRYIEDFAKIERVAILETHQKKGLGHLLMNFIIEDLRQNHQVKKAKLGAQVYAIPFYEKLGFVVCSNEYQDAGIPHKDMELNFI
- a CDS encoding Rrf2 family transcriptional regulator — protein: MQLTQFTDYSLRALIYIGLSKDSCTIKDITEAYGISINHMIKIIHNLAKLGLIKTIRGKNGGILMATQPEAINLGQLVFQLEPHFDLVPCFNKEKANCCIAPVCKLKGILHEAQAAFMKTLERYTLADVLHNPNELSILLNLK